CGGTCATCAGGTCGTCCGGTGCGACGACTTCGTCGATCACCCCAGCTTGCATCGCCTTTTTCGGATCGTTCAATTTCCCCTGCAACAACAACGGACTGGCCGCCATCGCGCCCATCTTGCGGACAAGGCGGGTGGTGCCGCCCATGCCGGGAAAAATTCCGACCATGATTTCGGGCAGGCCAATCTTGGCCTTTGGGTTGTCGGCGGCAAAGATCCGGTGACAGGCCAGCGGGATTTCCAACCCGATGCCAAGGGCCGTGCCGGGCAGGGCGGCGGCAATCGGCTTGCCACCTTTGTTGGTCTTTGGCTCCATTCCCGCGCGTTCGATCTTGCGCAGGATGCCGTGGGATTTCATCAGCCCCTCCATCAACCCCTTGGCGGGATCGTCCCCCGCCGAGGCCTTCATTCTGGCGATGATATTGAGGTCCATGCCGCCGGCAAATGTGTCCTTGCCGGATGTGATGACAATGCCCTTCACGGCGTCGTCACCCAGCGCCTGATCGACCAGCCTGTCCAGATCGTCCCAGCCTTCAAGGGACAGGACGTTCATGCTCTTGCCCTTGACGTCCCAAGTAATAATCGCGACGCCATCGGCGTCATTTTTCATGGTGAAATCTGTCATTTATCTGATCCTCACACGCGTTCAATGATCGTGGCTGCACCCATGCCGGATGCGATGCACAGGGTGGCAAGGCCGACCTCTTTGTCGCTGCGTTCCAACTCGTCCAGCAGCGTGCCGATGATGATCGCACCGGTCGCGCCCAGCGGATGGCCCATAGCGATTGAGCCACCGTTGACGTTCACCACGCCCGGATCAATATCAAACGCCTGCATGAAACGCAGCACGACCGAGGCAAAGGCCTCGTTCACCTCGAACAGATCGATATCGCCAATCGCCATCCCGGCATCGGCCAGGATTTTTTGGGTCACTGGCACGGGGCCGGTCAGCATGATCGTCGGATCGGTGCCGATCTTGGCGGTCTGACGGATGCGCGCGCGGGGTTTGATACCATGCTGGTCGCCCCATTCTTTTGATGCAACCAGAACACCCGCCGCACCATCGACAATACCCGATGAATTGCCGGCGTGGTGGATGTGGTTGATGCGGGACAGATGCGGATATTTCATCATCGCGATCTTGTCGAACCCGGGCATGACTTCGCCCATGTCCTTGAAGGCCGGTTTCAGCCCGCCAAGGCTCTGCATGTCGGTGCCTGGGCGCATGTATTCGTCGTGGCCAAGGATTTCGAGACCGTTCTGATCACGCACCGGGACGATGGACCTGGCAAAGCGGTTGTCATCCCACGCCGCCTTGGCACGTTTTTGCGATTCCATTGCCAGTTGATCCGCATCGTCACGGCTAAAGCCGTATTCGGTGGCGATGATATCGGCGGAAATGCCTTGGGGAACGAAATAGGTCTCCATAGCGATCGACGGATCAACAGCGATCGCCGCGCCGTCGCTGCCCATCGCAACGCGGCCCATCATCTCGACGCCACCCGCGATATAGGCGGCACCGGCGCCACCTTTCACCTGATTGGCGGCAAGGTTCACAGCCTCCATGCCCGACGCACAAAAGCGGTTGATCGCAAGACCCGGGATGCTTTCATCAAGGTCCGAGGCAAGAACAGCCGTGCGGGCCAGGCAGCCGCCCTGTTCGCCGACCTGGGTGACATTGCCCCAGATCACGTCCTCGACGGCGTGACCCTCGAGGTTATTGCGCGCCTTGAGGGCGTTCAACACACCAGCGGACAGGCGCGCGGATGTGACTTCGTGCAGGCTGCCGTCCTGGCGGCCCTTGCCGCGCGGGGTGCGCACGGCGTCATAGATATAAGCTTCGGTCATAGGATCCTCCGATTAAGCGCGGTCAGCAGGGCTGCCGGGCATCAGGTCATAGGGAAGGGCGAAATGGGGAAGGGCCGCGATCTGGTCCAGCCAACGGTCGATATGGGGATAGTCGGCGCGCGCAAAAGTGAAAGGCTCGGGGTAGAACAGATAGCCGCAACAGGCGAGATCGGCGATGGTGACCTCGTCCCCGGCCAGCCAGTCATGATCGGCCAGATGGGTCTCCATGATCTTGAGGGCGCCGTGCAGACGGGCCGACATGAAGGCGATGACATCGGCGTTGCGCTTGGCCTCGGGCAGGAAATTCATCTGGAAGCGCAAGGGGCCCGCGATACCGCTGACCTTGTGATTATCAAAAAACATCCAGCGCAGGACCTCGCGGCGTTCAGCTGCGGATTTGCCGCCCAGCTTGCCGGTCTTGGAACTGATATAATCCTGAATGACGCCCGACTGGGTCAGGATCTGCTCACCGTCTTCCATCACCGGCACCTCGCCCATGACGTTCAGGGCGCGAAACGCCGCGCCGCGCGTCTCGCCGTTGAAAAAATCAACGTAAACCGGTTCCCAGTCGCTTTCCGACAGGGCCAGTGTCAGGGCAACCTTGTAGGCGTTTCCGCTTTCGCCAAAACAATGCAGCTTGATCATGTCGTGACCCCCTCCCAAGGGTGCGCCACTGGCTGGCGACGGGTTTGAGTTGTATTTGCCAAGATGAAGATGAGCGTCTCTCTTTTTTACGATCCGTTAAGGTTAATGGCCCAGGTTAGACGGGCGCCGATAGCTGGAGAGTGAAGCGGCGTCCAAGGTGAAGCCCCGTCCTGCCGTGCAGCGCTCCCACGGCGGAGAACACTCGGCAGGCGGGGTGGAGCGCTGCGCCCCTGCTTCATCTTGGCCGGTATAACTCCCCCCGGAGGGGCGGTTGGCCGCAAATCCCCCATCACCGTTTGCGCGCCTCCAGTTCCGAATTGAAGACCCGCAAGCGATGCGAAAACGTGTCGTCATCAATCACGCTGTCAAAGTTTTCAAACAGGAACGACAGCGCCTCGCCCTCGTCCAGTCCAGCCTCGCGCGCGAAGCGTTTCAGGCGGCGATACCCATCCTCGGTCATCGCAACCGGGAAACGGCGGGTCAGGCGCAGGCGTTTTGGCATGTCGTCCTCCGATATGGGGGCGTAGGGTGGGGTTTTCACCCCACCACACCCTTAAAACTGCGCAGCGTCCAGTGCCATCACGGTATCGGCACCGGTGTTGATGCGGGCCAGATGCAGCGCGGTCGCGGGCAGTTGCCGGGCCATGTAATAGCGCCCCGTCGCGATTTTGGTTTCATAAAAGGCCGTATCAGTCGCGCCGCCCTCCAAAGCGTCCATCGCCGCCTTGCCCATCCGCGCCCACATCAGCCCAAGGCAGACATGGCCCATCATGTGCATGAAGTCATATGATCCTGCCAATGCGTTGTTGGGGTTCTTCATGCCCTGGGCCATGAAATACATCCCGGCTGCCTGCAGGTCTTTGGACGCCGCCTTGAGGGGGTCGAGGAAATCGCGTTCATACGCCGCATCGCCCTTGTTTTCGGCGATGAAGGTCTTGATCATCTCGAAAAACGCCATGACGTGCTTGCCGCCGTCCTGTGCCAGCTTGCGCCCCACAAGGTCCAGCGCCTGCACCCCGTTCGCGCCTTCGTAGATCATCGCGATCCGCGCATCACGGGCAAACTGCGACATGCCCCATTCTTCGATATAGCCGTGGCCGCCGAAAACCTGCTGCGCGGCAACGGCGTATTCAAAGCCCTTGTCGGTTTGAAAGCCCTTGATTACGGGGGTCATCAGCGAAATCAGCCCGTCAGCTTCGGCGTCGCCATTCTTGTGCGCGCGATCGATCAGATACGCGCCCCAATATGTGAACGCGCGCGCGCCTTCGTTGAACGACTTTTGGTCCATCAGGTTGCGGCGAATATCGGGATGCACCATCAGCGGGTCCGCAGGCCCGTCCGGGTTTTCGGCACCTGTCACGGCGCGCCCTTGCAGCCGGTCGTTGGCGTAGGCAACGGCGTTTTGATAGGCCACTTCGGATTGCGCATAGCCTTGCAGGCCCACGCCCAGACGGGCCTCGTTCATCATCGTGAACATGGCACGCATGCCTTTGTGTTCCTCGCCCAGCAAATACCCCTTGGCGCCGTCATAGTTCATCACGCAGGTCGCATTGCCGTGGATGCCCATCTTCTCTTCGATCTTGCCAACCGTGACGGGGTTGCGATCACCCAGCGAGCCATCGTCGTTCACCAGAAACTTGGGCACGATGAACAGCGACACACCCTTGATCCCCTCGGTACCGCCGGGGATTTTCGCCAGCACCAGATGGATGATGTTATCCGCCATGTCGTGATCACCCGCCGAGATGAAAATCTTTTGGCCCGTCAGCGCATAGGATCCATCGTCTTGCGGTTCGGCCTTGGTGCGCATCAACCCCAGATCCGTGCCGCAATGCGGTTCGGTCAGATTCATCGTGCCGGTCCATTCGCAGGTCGTCATTTTCGGCAGATAGGTCTGTTTTTGATCGTCCGTGCCGTGGATATAGATCGCCGAATAGGCGCCATGCGTCAGCCCCTGATACATCTGGAACGCCATATTCGCGCTGACCAGTGTTTCCTGTGCTGCCGTGTGCATCACATATGGCAGACCCTGCCCGCCATATTCGGGATCGCAGTCCATCGCCGTCCAGCCGCCGTCTTTCATTTGCGCGAAGGCTTCCTTGAACCCCTTGGGCGTGCGCACGATGCCGTTCTCCAGCACGCAGCCTTCGGTATCGCCAACAATGTTCAATGGCGCGAGGATTTCGGAGGCCACTTTGCCAGCTTCTTCCAGCACCGCTCCCGTAAAGTCGGGGTCCAGCTCGTCAAACCCGGGGATGTCCTGCTGCGATACTTTCAACACATCGTGCAGGATGAATTGCATGTCCTTGAGGGGGGCTGTGTAGCTTGGCATCTGTGGTCTCTCCGAAAGGTCCGCTAGGCGGCTGTTGATTTGGTCCCGAGCTTGGCAAGCTGCGCCTTGCCCCAGGACATCTGGGTTTTGAGTTCGCTGATTGCTTCGTCCAACTCGGCCTTTTGGGCTTCCATGTCGGCGAGGTGCTTTTCAGCCATCTCGTATGTCTTGGCCAATTGCGTGGCCTGCTGGTCGCCCATGTCATAAAGATCGAGCAACTGGCGGGTTTCCTCGAGGCTGAAGCCAAAGCGCTTGCCACGCAGGATCAGTTTCAGCCGCGCGCGGTCGCGTTTCGTGAACAGGCGCTTCTGGCCTTCACGGATCGGGAACAGCAGTTCCTTGGCTTCATAGAATCGCAGGGTGCGCGGGGTCACATCGTAGGCTTCGCACATCTCGCGGATGGTCATCGTTTGATCAGTCATGTCGTTTCCTCTGGCAAAACGTTGTGCCAGTGAATTGCGGGCTTGAGGATCACCTTACAAGGAAAGCTGACGTAAACGTAAACGTAACGCGGCGTCACTTTGAGGCTGACGAAAGGTCAGGCAACATTCCGCTGGTTCACGCGCAATTTTCTAACGGGGAGGAAACGCGAACGCTTCCCCGTTAGCCTTGTTTTGTTGGTAAACAGAGGGGACGGGTCGCCGGGTTTTCAGCCGATGCTTGCTGCTGTTTCATCGCGTAGCGCTTGCAGTTCGGTGATGGCTTCTTCGATCTGGGTTTGCTGTTCGGTCAATTCGGCAAGCTGTTTATCGGCCAGCTTCAGCCAGGCGCGCATTTGCGCTTCGGTGCCTTCATGTTCGTAAATCAGCAACCATTGGCGGATATCTTCAAGTGCAAAACCAAACCGGCGGCCCCGCAGGATCAGCGTCATGCGGGCCAGTTCGCGGGGTCCGTAAAACCGTGCGCGACCCTCGCGGTCCGGCGTCAAAAGCTCGATATATTCGTAATAGCGCAGGGTGCGCGGTGTGACGTCAAACTTGGCGCACATTTCCTTAAAGTTAAGGCGGGTTTCAGGCATCATGGTCTCCCTGCACGCAATTGTAAGGGGTGCGGCGCGTAGGGGCAACTGCGATTGCAGCCACTAATTCATGAAGCCGGGCGCAAGGAAATAGAACCCATAAGCCACGATCAGTGCGGGAACGGATGAATAGGCTGTCGCCCAAACTGCGGCCTTCGGATTAATAGCGATTGCCGGGAACAGCGCATCGCCGTCATTTGAAATCGCATTGCCGATCAGTGCGGAAAACGGGATCAGCCCGTTGATGTAAAGCGTGGTCACAAGCACCTGCGGCCCGCATCCGGGCACAAAGCCGATCAGGATCGCGATCAAGGGCAGCACCAGCGCGACCGAATTGAACATCGCCTCAAGGTCAAGGCCCGCGTAGGCCGCAAGGTAGTCATAGGCAAGATAGGCACCGATCACCCAGACCGAGATAAATGCCGTTTCTTCGGCCATGCGTGTGACGGGCGCATCATCGGCGTTGGACATGGCCATCAGTTTTGACGTGGCCCAGATGAAAAGGCCGATGGCCGTGCCGACAAGGCCGACGATCTCCATCGATTGGCCAAAAACGGCGCGCACATCGACACCGCCCAATTGCGCCCCACCGACGATCAACCCGGGCAGGGCGATCAGTGCGAAAAGATAGTCGCGCGGGCGTGTTGCACCGATC
This portion of the Octadecabacter sp. SW4 genome encodes:
- a CDS encoding acetyl-CoA C-acetyltransferase — translated: MTEAYIYDAVRTPRGKGRQDGSLHEVTSARLSAGVLNALKARNNLEGHAVEDVIWGNVTQVGEQGGCLARTAVLASDLDESIPGLAINRFCASGMEAVNLAANQVKGGAGAAYIAGGVEMMGRVAMGSDGAAIAVDPSIAMETYFVPQGISADIIATEYGFSRDDADQLAMESQKRAKAAWDDNRFARSIVPVRDQNGLEILGHDEYMRPGTDMQSLGGLKPAFKDMGEVMPGFDKIAMMKYPHLSRINHIHHAGNSSGIVDGAAGVLVASKEWGDQHGIKPRARIRQTAKIGTDPTIMLTGPVPVTQKILADAGMAIGDIDLFEVNEAFASVVLRFMQAFDIDPGVVNVNGGSIAMGHPLGATGAIIIGTLLDELERSDKEVGLATLCIASGMGAATIIERV
- a CDS encoding glutathione S-transferase family protein — protein: MIKLHCFGESGNAYKVALTLALSESDWEPVYVDFFNGETRGAAFRALNVMGEVPVMEDGEQILTQSGVIQDYISSKTGKLGGKSAAERREVLRWMFFDNHKVSGIAGPLRFQMNFLPEAKRNADVIAFMSARLHGALKIMETHLADHDWLAGDEVTIADLACCGYLFYPEPFTFARADYPHIDRWLDQIAALPHFALPYDLMPGSPADRA
- a CDS encoding acyl-CoA dehydrogenase C-terminal domain-containing protein, producing the protein MPSYTAPLKDMQFILHDVLKVSQQDIPGFDELDPDFTGAVLEEAGKVASEILAPLNIVGDTEGCVLENGIVRTPKGFKEAFAQMKDGGWTAMDCDPEYGGQGLPYVMHTAAQETLVSANMAFQMYQGLTHGAYSAIYIHGTDDQKQTYLPKMTTCEWTGTMNLTEPHCGTDLGLMRTKAEPQDDGSYALTGQKIFISAGDHDMADNIIHLVLAKIPGGTEGIKGVSLFIVPKFLVNDDGSLGDRNPVTVGKIEEKMGIHGNATCVMNYDGAKGYLLGEEHKGMRAMFTMMNEARLGVGLQGYAQSEVAYQNAVAYANDRLQGRAVTGAENPDGPADPLMVHPDIRRNLMDQKSFNEGARAFTYWGAYLIDRAHKNGDAEADGLISLMTPVIKGFQTDKGFEYAVAAQQVFGGHGYIEEWGMSQFARDARIAMIYEGANGVQALDLVGRKLAQDGGKHVMAFFEMIKTFIAENKGDAAYERDFLDPLKAASKDLQAAGMYFMAQGMKNPNNALAGSYDFMHMMGHVCLGLMWARMGKAAMDALEGGATDTAFYETKIATGRYYMARQLPATALHLARINTGADTVMALDAAQF
- a CDS encoding MerR family DNA-binding transcriptional regulator, encoding MTDQTMTIREMCEAYDVTPRTLRFYEAKELLFPIREGQKRLFTKRDRARLKLILRGKRFGFSLEETRQLLDLYDMGDQQATQLAKTYEMAEKHLADMEAQKAELDEAISELKTQMSWGKAQLAKLGTKSTAA
- a CDS encoding MerR family DNA-binding transcriptional regulator, encoding MPETRLNFKEMCAKFDVTPRTLRYYEYIELLTPDREGRARFYGPRELARMTLILRGRRFGFALEDIRQWLLIYEHEGTEAQMRAWLKLADKQLAELTEQQTQIEEAITELQALRDETAASIG
- a CDS encoding putative manganese transporter yields the protein MHATTDIAPPQVGTRLPFGEFRPRRLAVALVFLALALMPGDFGALTRGLMVDAYTQVSVFVAATLFLFYGAERLFSFDIGTALRNAKGWQVPLAALLGATPGCGGAVVVVAAYSSGNVGFGAVVATLTATMGDAAFLLIATRPDAALVVLPLSLAVGVLSGWIVDAVSRDSMGPVTAKHCDLAPRIGATRPRDYLFALIALPGLIVGGAQLGGVDVRAVFGQSMEIVGLVGTAIGLFIWATSKLMAMSNADDAPVTRMAEETAFISVWVIGAYLAYDYLAAYAGLDLEAMFNSVALVLPLIAILIGFVPGCGPQVLVTTLYINGLIPFSALIGNAISNDGDALFPAIAINPKAAVWATAYSSVPALIVAYGFYFLAPGFMN